In Ignavibacteriales bacterium, the sequence GCAAACGTTAATGCAAGCGAAGGCGAGTTAATGCAGCGCTTTATTGACCGCAATGTGACGATGGATGCGGTTTACGTTTTGTTTGATATCAATCGGCTCGTACCGGAATCCGCCGTCACAGTGTCAGACGATGATCTGAAGAAGCAGTACGATTTACATGCCGCCGACTTCCAAGCGAAAGCCGCACGGAAAGTTAAATATGTTTTCTTCAGTCAGACTGCATCTTCAGAAGATTCTGCGGCTGTAGAAACGGAAATAAAGCATTTGCTGGAACAAGCAAAATCCGGCGCTATGGATTTTGCCGAACTTGTAAAAACATATTCTGAAGGTCCTTCCACAGAAGCATTTTTTAAACACGGCGAGTTGAGCCAGAAAAAAGAGAGCGCAATTTTTTCTGCAAAGAAAGGCGATATCGTCGGTCCGATCAATGACAATGATGGTATTCACATTATCAAAATTCTTGACCAGCGGCAAGGGACAACAGAGTTTGTCAAATCCAGTCACATACTACTGAATATTGTTACTGGTCCGGATAGCATGAAGACGATTCAGAAAGCACGAGCGCTTCTGGTGCAAGCGCGTTCAGGCGCAGATTTTGCAAAGCTTGCTCGTGAGAATAGTCAGGATTACGGCTCTGCAATGCAAGGCGGCGAGCTCGGATGGGGGTCAAAAGATCGCTGGGTGAAGCCTTTTGCCGACGCGGCATTTAAGGCGCGTGTGGGCGATATCGTTGGCCCGGTACGTACGCAATTTGGCTGGCATATTATTAAAGTAACCGGCAAAGACAAACGCGAAGTACAACTGCTTGATCTTGTTATGAAAGTGAAGGCAAGCACGCAAACAATGGAAACCGCATTCCAGCAGGCTCAGGACTTTGGTGTTTTAGCGAAGGAAGAAGGATTTGAGAAAGCTGCTGAGAATAGTAAGTATAGAGTACAGGAAACGCAGGAATTTACAAAAACAGGATCGATTCCCGGTATTGGTCCAAACGATGCGTTGTCGAATTTTGCATTCAATAATAAAGTCGGAACAATTGCCGAACCAATTTATGTACGAAACGGCGTGATTGTAAGTAAAGTATCAAATATCAGGGAAGAGGGTATCCGGCCACTTGATGAAGTGAAAGGCGTTGTTCATGCGTTAGCCCTCAAAGAAAAGAAATTAGCAAAGATTCGCCCTGATGTGGATGCGTTTTACAAAACGCTTTCTTCTTCAAGCGACTTAATGGTCGCTGCGCAATCCAACCCGAATTTGACAGCACGTCTCACCGGTCCGTTTAAACCAATCGATGGTCCAGCCAGCATTGGACGTGATCTGAAATTTATTGGAACCGCACTTGCTATGAAGTCCGGTGAATTATCGAAGCCCTTTGAAGGCAATCTCGGTTATTACATCATAAAATTATTGTCGAAAACAGAAGTTGATAGCTCAACTTTTAGTTTGGATCGTGAATCGCTTCGAACACAACTCTTGCAGGAGAAGCGACAGCGTGTGTTAACAGACTGGCAAACAACGCTGCGCGAAAAGGCAGACATTGTTGATCACCGGGATAAATTCTTCCGATAAAATTCACGCTCGTTTATCTGAGGCGTCCCGATTTATCGAGACGCCTTTTTTTTAACGCAGAATATGAAAGATTCACAGCACGGACATAAGAAGTCGCTTATCTTCTTGACTGGATTTATGGGAAGCGGGAAGAGCACGATTGGTCCTATTCTCGCCAACACACTTGGTTTTGCGTATCTTGATGTTGATCAGTATATCGAACAAAAAACAAATAAGCGCGTGGCGGAAATATTTAGTTCAAAAGGCGAGCAGGCTTTCCGCACCTTGGAACGGGATGCGTTACGAGAGCTGACCGAACGTAAGCATTGTGTCATTTCCCTTGGCGGCGGTACAATTGCCAACGAAGAAAACTGCCAGCTTGTATTACTGAAGGGAATTCTTGTTTATCTCAAACTTTCACCGGAAGAAATTATACAGCGTGTACAGTATCGGAGCGATCGTCCGATGTTGAAGGATGTACATGGCAATCAACTCTCACCGCCGGAACTGAGGAATCGAATACGTGATCTCATGACCCGACGTGAACAATTTTATGCACGGGCCGATGTTGTGATTACAGCCGACAATATGCGCGTGGGGGCGACGGTGGATGAGATTATGAAAAACATTCACTTTATGATTGATAAGGAATAAATCTATGATTCAACGGCAGATTGATGTTGCGCTTGGCGAACGCTCGTATCCTATTTATGCTGGCACGGACATGGTCTCATCGTTTGCATCAATGTGCCGTCAGCATGGAATTTCGGATTCTCTTGTTATCATCACCGACCGGAATGCAGCGTCGTACCATCTCCAGCCGCTTCTGCGAAATCTTCAGCACTATAAATTTCAGCCAACGACTATTATTGTACCATCGGGGGAAAATCAGAAGAATCTTCATCGTGCAAACACCATTTTCACCGAACTGTTGAAAAAAAGAATTCCACGCACCTCAGCTGTTATTGCTTTAGGCGGTGGTGTGATTGGTGATCTGGCCGGATTTGTCGCAGCAACGTACAAGCGCGGTATTAAATTGGTGCAAGTGCCGACAACATTACTTGCTCAAGTTGACAGCTCCATCGGCGGAAAGGTCGGCGTCAATCATCCGCTGGGGAAAAATATGATTGGTGCGTTTCACCAGCCAGTGTTTGTGTGGATGGATGCTCATTACCTCAAAACATTGCCACCGCGAGAAATTATCTGCGGTCTTGGCGAAGTGCTCAAATACGGCATTATCCGCGATGCAGCGTTGTTTGGATTTCTTGAATTGAATTTGGAAAAAACTCTCCGTCTCGATACCGAAACGGTAATATATGTACAGATGCAGTGTGCAGCAATCAAGGCAGAAATTGTAACGCAGGACGAGAAAGAATCTGGTATCCGTATCATTCTTAATTACGGGCATACAATTGGTCATGGACTGGAATTTGCTGGTCACTACAAACAGATGAAGCACGGTGAAGCAGTTTTACTCGGCATGCTAGCTGAAAGCTTTATCGCCAAAGAGATGAAATTGTTAGATGCAGATTCCTATAAGCGTATCGTTGCACTCATACGTCGCATTCCGATGAAAACGAAATTCTCTATGTTAAAAATTGCCGATATTCTAAATGCTATAGGACGCGATAAGAAACACATTGGCTCTCAACAGCGTTTCGTCTTGCCAATAAAAATTGGAGAAGTGAACGTCATTGATACTGTGACCCCGACACTGATTCAAAAAGCTGTGAAAGAAATACTTAAAAAATGAGTACGGTATCTTTTCCGTATATCTTGTTATTTTAAACTGCAGGAGAGCATTTGTTTGATAAAAGGCGAAGGGAAAGTAAAATTTCCTTTTTAGATGTCTAAACACTTTCCGGACTGAAGCGAATAGCAAAAGTCGGACATCTTTTATGTTTTTCTCACTACCAGTTTATCTTGCTTTTCTTTCGAGTGTCTTCGCCTTCTTTGCCCTGATTCCAATCTGCGCTCGTGTGTTTATCGCACAATCCAAGGGGATATTTAGCATTGAAAATTTCTGTCGTCTTGTTCGGACACCACTCGCGCGCTTTCTTCTTCGTGTCCGCACAAATTGTGTCGGTTATAATTCCTTCCGGTTGAACAAAAATTTCCTGCGTTAATCCAATATCGGGATCTTCATACGTCTTTTGCATAAATAATCCGAAGATTGGTGCTGCTGCCCTGCCGCCCTGACCATCTGAACTTATGAAGCGTATGCGCGCATCATCGAAGCCCACCCATACTCCGGCAACCAGTTGCGGAGTAAAACCGACAAACCAAGCATCGGCATAGTTGTCTGTCGTTCCGGTTTTACCAGCGCATGCGCCAGTGAAATACGATCGCACTCGTGTTCCTGTTCCACTATTTACTACGCCCTTAAGCAGGTCGGTTATCAGATACGCAGTCTCTTTGCTCAGGACTTCCTTTTTATCGGGAGAATTATCTTCAATAACATTACCGTCACTGTCTTCAATGCGGATGACGGCGATAGGCGAGACAAGCACGCCTTCGTTGTCATACACGCCGTATGCCGACGTCAATTCCAATGGTGAGACTTCTGCAGTGCCAAGTGCGAGAGATTCGTACGCCGGTACGGGTGATGTGATGCCCATACGATGTGCATACGCCGAAACTTGTGCGGCGGGAGCGATCTCCAAAATGACACGAACAGTTACAAGATTGATAGAATGTTTTAATGCTTCACGCAGCGTATACTTGCCACCGATGTCTTTCTCAAAATTTTCCGGCGCCCAGCGAGTTCCATCAGGCATTGGTATGGTGACAGGTTGATTCAACACTTCATAACATGCCGGATATCCGTTATCAAGCGCAACGGTATAGACGAATGGTTTAAACGCAGATCCTGGCTGACGGTGAATTTGTGTAACATGGTTCAGTCCGTACTTGAATGCACGGTAATTGCGTCCACCGACCATCGCTTTAATTTTTCCGTTGTGCGGATCAAGAACAACAAAACCGACCTCGATCGTCTGCGCTGCTTTCAATACTGAGTCGATAAACGTACGGCTGGTGCGAAGTGCGTTGATAATGCTGTCCCGCATACTGGCATTGCGTGATTTTTTATACGATTCATCTTCGCGGATTGCCTTGTTGATGACGTCATTCATGATTTCTGGATGTTCTTTCCAATTCCACGTCGCATCAAACGATTGTTGAAAATCCTTCAAATGTTCTTCGATGGCCGAGATCGCGTACCGCTGCATCCGGCTGTCGAGAGAAGTATAAATACGCAGGCCGTCACGGTAAATGTCGTAACCATGGGCTTCGGCTTTTTTCAGAAGCTGCTGTCGAATCCATTCTACAAAGTGCGGTGCAATGCCAGAGCGAAATTCTGATCCGATCGATTTCAAATCCAAAGAATCAGCACGGACTTGCTGTGCTGTCTCTTCCGTGAACAATCCTTCTTTTACCATCTGCCCAATGACAACATTGCGGCGTGCGAATGCACGGTCGGCGTGTAGAAATGGATCATAGTAACTTGGCCCTTTAAGCATACCGATAAGCAACGTATACTCTGGTAGCGTAAGTTCTGCAGCGGGCTTCCCGAAATACATTTGTGCGGCGGATTCGATGCCGTATGCTCCTCTGCCAAATCCAGAGATATTCAAATAAAATTCCAAGATTTCATTTTTTGTATAACGCCGCTCGATTTGCACTGACGTCAAAAATTCCCGGATTTTTCGCGTAATTTTATCAAACATCGTTTCGTGTCTGATCTGAAGGCCGTAGAGATTCCGTGCAAGCTGCTGCGTGATAGTGCTGGCACCTGCTTGCCGAAATGTAACGACATTAATCACCATTTGGCGAATGAAACGCGGCAAGTTGACGCCCCAATGGTTGTAGAAATCTTTATCCTCGGTGGCGATAAGTCCTTTAATTAATCCCGGGGGAATTGTGTTGAGTGCAACGCGTGTCCGATTTTTGTATGCAAACTGGTCCAGTACTTCGCCGTCGGCGGAATAAATTTTTGTTGCCAGTTCAGGTTTTGGATTTTCTAACTGTTCGAGAGTCGGCAATCCGTTTACAATATACACGGAGTACCATGTGATCAACGCGGCAATTACAAAAATGCCACCGAAAATAACGAAGTATTTCTGGTTAAAATACCGCTTGTTGAGCTTCATATTTCCATGCCGGTACTCAGGATCGTTGAAGTACCGCTCCATTTTTTCGGAACTAAATTTTTTATCGGCCATATTGTTGAATTTGTTTCAAATACATAAATCAATCTACCCACTTCTTCAGCTTTAATTTCTTGCCATCGAAGACTGCGTACGTGTTCTCAAAAATCCAGTCGCCAAGATTGACGTACACACCGCTCTCAATTGTTTGGCACGATGGAACATGGTTGTGTCCCATGATCACATAGTCGAATCCTTCTTTTATCTTGCGGGCGGCAAAATCTTCCATTCCAGTGCTCTCGTACGTCCTGTTGCTTGTGTACTGGCGGCTTGTCTTCGATGACCACCGTGCAAGCCATCCTGCAATATCCGGATGAAGGAGCGAAAAGAGAAAGATATTCGTTTTGCTGCGTAATATTTTTTTGAGAATCTTGTAACCGAGGTCGTCCTTCAGCAAACCGTCGCCATGATGAATGAGAAACCGCTTACCGAAAATTTCTGCCTCAACAGGATTAAAATGTATTTCCATACCGAGTTCATCACGGAAGTAATTTTTCACCCAAAAATCATGATTGCCCGCGATAAAGTACAAAAGAATGCTCTGTTCCGTTAACTCCGCAAATTTTGCAAAGAGTCGGAAATATTTTTTGGGAACGACAGTCTTATACTCAAACCAGTAATCAAATAAATCACCCACTATATAAATTTGCGATGCATCTTGCTGAATAAAGTTTAAAAAACGAATAAGCCGCAATTCTTTCTGACGATCTTCTTCGTTTGAACCGAGACCGAGATGAGCGTCTGAGAAGAAATAAATTTTTTGTCGCATAGGTGACTTTTGCGGCTGCCGAGGTTTCGTTGTCTTCATCGTGTTTGCCTATTGCAATTAGATACCGAAAAATTGAAGGAAAATCAAGAAACGCTTTCTGTTCGCTACCTTGCATCTCGAAACTGATTTCTTTATTATTCTAAAGAGATTATGATGTATGAAAATGACACGGACATCCTCACGCAAACAGCAGCACGTCAACATTAGCCTGACCAAGGATGTAGCATTTCGCACCAAATCTTCTGGATTTGATCGTTGGGATTTTCTGCATAACGCTTTGCCCGAACTCAATCTTTCAGATGTAGATCCATCGACAAATTTCTTGGGGAGAAAAATCGCACTGCCATTTATCATCTCTAGCATGACCGGCGGCTATGCTCAGGCGGAACGGATCAATCAGCAGCTTGCTGAAGTTTGCGCACAAAAGAAAATTGCGTTGGGTGTTGGCAGCCAACGACAGGCATCAGAGAATGTGCGGTATCATCGTTCCTTTTCAGTAGTGCGTGAAACTGCACCAGACATTCCGATCTTTGGGAATATTGGCGCAGCGGAAGTTGCAAAACTGCGGGATGCATCGCCGATTATGCGGCTGATCGATCTCATTCACGCCGATGGGTTTGCAGTGCACCTCAATCCATTGCAGGAGCTGCTTCAGCCGGAAGGCAATACAAATTTTTGCGGTGTGCTTGACGGTATAGAACTACTGGTGAGGTCGCTTCCGGTTCCTCTCATTGTTAAAGAAATCGGCGCAGGTATTTCAGCTGATGTTGCACAACGATTGATTGATGTCGGGGTAAAAATTATTGATATTGCAGGAGCTGGTGGTACGAGCTGGGCGGGAGTTGAAATTTTAAGAAGAAGAAATGAAAAGAAAAAAAACTTTTTGGGAAAAGGAACAAGGAAGAAAAAAGGAAAAAATTCAAATGCGGAAAATTTTTGGGATTGGGGAATTCCAACAATAGATGCCTTGAAAACCGTCTGTCGTCTGAAGAGTGACTCGCCATCGTTGAAGGTTATTGCTTCCGGTGGAATTTCAAACGGTATCGATTGCGCGAAATCAATTGCATGTGGGGCTGATTTTGCCGCATCTGCTATGTCTATACTCAAAGCCCTTGCAAACGGCGGAACAGAATCAGTTATTGGGCTCATTGATCAATGGGAATGGGAGTTGAAAGGCACGATGTTTCTCACCGGCTCGCGTACTATCGCTGACCTGCAAAAGCAAATATTGTTTTCAAGAGTTTAAGTTGAGAATGAATTATGAATCCTGAACAACGATACGAACGTCATAAATCATCTGTGGAGCGATATCTTCGAAGTTTTGTCACCGAACACAAACCGCAGACGCTGTACTCTCCTGCAAAATATGTTCTCGTGGCAGGCGGCAAACGCATTCGCCCAGTGATTACTCTCCTTGCATGCGAAGCTGTTGGTGGTGAAGCGAACAATGCGCTGCACGCGGGAGCTGGAATTGAAATTCTCCATAATTTTACACTCGTCCATGATGATATAATGGACCATGCGGAAACACGCCGCGGACGACTTACTGTTCATAAAAAATGGGATGAAAATGTTGCGCTTCTTTCCGGCGACGCATTGCTTGCGTTTGCCTACCGTGCCTTACTCAGAACAAAATCAACACGCATTCAGGAAATCAGCAAAATTTTTACGGAAGGTGTCGTTACAATTTGCGAAGGACAGGCATTGGATAAAGAATTTGAAACACGTCATCGTGTGCATGTGAACGAATACCTGATGATGATCGAAAAGAAAACCGGCAAATTAGTTTCGATAGCGGCGCAGGTGGGTGCGCTTATTGGGAATGCAACGGTTTTGGATCTGGAAGCATTACGACGGTACGGCGAATATGTAGGACGTGCGTTTCAGATTCAAGATGATTTACTGGACATCGTTGCCGACGAAAAAGAATTTGGCAAAACTATTGGCGGTGATTTAGTAGAAGGCAAGAAAACATTTCTGCTCCTTGAGGCGTTACGCCGTGCAAAAGGAGAGCAAAAGAAAATGCTTCAGCGCATTTTTACAAAAGGTGGTGTGCCCCGAAAACAGGTAAAAGCGTTTCGTCTCATCTATGAAGAAACAGGTGCAATTGATTCTGCCAAGAAACGAATTGAAAACGATATCACTGAAGCAAAAAATCAACTTTCGACATTGCCTGCTTCCGCAGCTCGAGAAACGCTTCGGTGGATGACAGATAAATTGTTGAATAGGAAATTCTAACGAGATGTGCAAGGAATGATTGAACAAGAAATAACGATTCGGAATCGAGCGGGGCTGCATACACGCCCGGCTGCTGCAATTGTGAAACTGGCGGCGAAATTTAAATCAGAATTTTTCATCGAAAAAGATAGTTTCCAAATTAATGGAAAGAGTATTATCGGTGTCATGACGCTGGCTGCAGAACAAGGGTCCAAACTTCTCGTGCGCTTTGATGGACCTGATGAAAAAGAAGCGTGCCAAGCTATGTCCGAGCTCTTCGAGAGCGGCTTTGGCGAGCCGATGTAGACGTGAACTGTTCACCAGTAAACAGGTAGAAGATGGATCAGACTATCAAACAAGAAATGAAACTGAAGGGAATTCCGGCATCTCCCGGAATCGCCATCGGACCTGTTTTCCTGTTTCGAAAACATGAACCAATAATTCTCATTCGTTCAATTGCTGCCGGTGAAGTTGAGCAAGAAATCGAACGCCTTCAGAATGCCGTCGCACGCTCCAAGAAGGAACTTACCAAGGTATTCGAATTTGCCGAACAAAAACTAGGAACTGAAAAATCGAAAATTTTCGAAGCACAGCTTCTCATCCTTGAAGATGTTGTACTCTTTGAAGCAGTGTACGAACGATTAAAACGAGAACGTAAAAATGCTGAATATCTCCTCAAAGATGAGATGGAGAAGTATCACCAATTGATGATGGCATCCAAGGATGAATATGCCCGCGAGCGCGCTGACGATCTGCTCGATGTTGAAAACCGTATTCTCAGAAATCTCGAAGAACAAAAACTTATTTCGAAAATCGAGGGTTCGCATGTCATTATTTCGCACAATCTCGCAGCGGCAGACACACTCATCTTTAGCCGTAACGATGTGCTGGCGTATGTAACAGAACTAGGCGGTGCAACGTCCCATATGGCATTGCTCGCGCGTGCATTAAAAATTCCAGCCATTGTTGGCATGCATCAATTGTCATCGTTGGCGCAAACAGATGATCAAATCGTTGTCGATGGATACAGCGGTACAGTTGTACTGCATCCGAGCGTGGAGACTTTAAAATTTTACAAAAAAAAGAAAACGCAATACCACACCTTTGAAGAAACACTTGCCCCTCTGCGCGATCTTCCGGCAGAAACGCTTGATGGGCATCATATCAAACTTGCAGCAAACGTGGAGTTAGAAGAGGAATTAGAATTCATTAAGCTTCGGGGAGCTGATGGTATTGGACTTTACCGCACGGAAAGTTTGCTAATTGGCAAAGAAGTTTTTCCGAGTGAAGAAGAGCAATACGAAATTTATCACCGCATTGCTGAGTCGGTTTTTCCTAAACACGCTATTATCCGAACCTTTGATATTGGCGGCGATAAATTTATGACGCCGGTGATGAAAGAAAGCAATCCATCTCTTGGCTGGCGGGGAATACGTGTTATGCTGGATAAACCGCAGATTTTCCTAGATCAACTGCGTGCCATTCTGCGTGCAAGCACTTTGAAGAATCTTGCCATCATGTTACCGATGGTTACGAGCATTAAAGAAGTAAAACTTAGCAAACAGCTTATAGTACAAGCAAAGGATGATTTACGTGCACATAAAATTCCATTCGATGAAAATCTTCGGCTAGGAGTTATGATCGAAGTGCCCGCTGCAGCCGTCATTGCAGATCATCTTGCGCGGGAAGTGAGCTTCTTGAGTATCGGTACAAACGATCTTATTCAGTATTTACTTGCCGTTGATCGCGGCAATGATATTGTATCGGATCTATTTCAGGAATTTCATCCGGCAGTCATCCGGTTTCTGAGGCGCATCATTGAGCGCGGTAAGCAGGAACACGCTTGGGTTGGTATGTGCGGACAAATGGCAGGTGACCCGCTGGCAACCATTTTACTCGTTGGGCTTGGATTAGATGAGTTCAGTGTTGTTCCAACTATTTTGCCGGAAATTAAGAAAATTATTCGCTCTATACATTATACGGAAGCGCAACATGTTGCCGAGCGAGTGTTGACGATGCAATCCGAAGATGAAATTAAAGCATTCCTCAAGCATTTGATGAAACATAAATTTCCAGACATCCCGATTGGATAAAACCAGGTTACTGCTTCGAATTCAAAAACAGAATTCATGAATCAAAAAAATGACATAAGAAAATCATATAGCATAAATAAAAATCGATAGTGCAGAACCAGCCGCTCAATTGCTCTAAGGAAAAAACTCATGACACTCGATGATATCAAACGTATAGACCCCAAAGGTATGTACACTTGGATTGCAAATTTTCCCAAACAGATTGAAGAAGCCGTTCGAATTGGAAAAGAAACAAAAATAAAACTGAATGTGATAGGTGTGCAAAACATCGTTCTCACCGGATTGGGAGGTTCGGCTATAGGAGGCGACCTGCTTCGCTCTTATCTTTCCGAGGAACTGGACGTTCCGTTCACCGTGAATCGATATTATACTCTTCCGGAATTTGTTGGAAAAAATACACTTGTTATCGTATCCAGTTATTCCGGCAATACCGAGGAAACAATATCTGCATACAAAGATGCAGTGAAACGAAAGGCGCGCGTCCTTTGCATCAGCACTGGTGGAGAGACGGCAAAAATGGCGAAAAAACTTAAACAGTCATGGATACAAATTCCGCCAGGACTTTCCCCGCGCGCGGCGCTGGGCTATTCCTTTTTTCCGTTGCTCGTCATGCTTGGCAGGTTGGGCTTCATTAAACCAAAAGACAAAGATATCCAAGAGACAATTCAACTTTTAAAGAAAAAATCTGCGCTCTTTAGTAATCCAGAATCGCCGGAGAATGCACCGCTGAAGCTGGCGGAGCGCATGAAAGGCAAGTTGCCGGTGATATATTCTCCCGTCGAGCATTTTGATACCGTGAACATCCGTTGGCGAGGGCAAATTGCAGAAAACGCCAAACAACTTTCTTTCGGTCACGTACTTCCGGAAATGAACCACAACGAATTGGTAGGCTGGAAAGTGCTTACCGAATTAATGAAGCACATGCATGTTGTTTTCTTAAACGATTCAGGCACTCAC encodes:
- a CDS encoding bifunctional phosphoglucose/phosphomannose isomerase gives rise to the protein MTLDDIKRIDPKGMYTWIANFPKQIEEAVRIGKETKIKLNVIGVQNIVLTGLGGSAIGGDLLRSYLSEELDVPFTVNRYYTLPEFVGKNTLVIVSSYSGNTEETISAYKDAVKRKARVLCISTGGETAKMAKKLKQSWIQIPPGLSPRAALGYSFFPLLVMLGRLGFIKPKDKDIQETIQLLKKKSALFSNPESPENAPLKLAERMKGKLPVIYSPVEHFDTVNIRWRGQIAENAKQLSFGHVLPEMNHNELVGWKVLTELMKHMHVVFLNDSGTHKRVAIREKITNQIVSQYAGEVTEVASDGKGLLARLFSLIYFGDWVTLYLAILNNVDPEPVAVIDYLKSELSKVR